Proteins found in one Labrenzia sp. VG12 genomic segment:
- the ppk2 gene encoding polyphosphate kinase 2, protein MTEESAKSWVEAEWADSLDEELEMEIDDNLIAKDLAFISEKKHKSPLDRNTYFHELLRLQAELVKLQDWVQHTGEKIVIVFEGRDAAGKGGVIKRITQRLNPRVARVVALPAPTDREKTQWYFQRYVPHLPAAGEMVLFDRSWYNRSGVERVMGFASEDQVDQFFNDVPEFERMIVRSGVRLIKYWFSITDEEQQLRFLMRIHDPLKQWKLSPMDLESRVRWEDYTKAKEETFERTNIPEAPWFIVEGNDKKQARLNCISHLLSMIPYEEVPHDPISLPERVYNQDYERKVLPEHLYVPQKF, encoded by the coding sequence ATGACCGAAGAGAGCGCAAAGAGCTGGGTTGAGGCCGAATGGGCGGACAGCCTGGATGAAGAACTGGAAATGGAGATCGATGACAATCTGATCGCCAAGGACCTGGCCTTCATTTCGGAAAAGAAACACAAGTCGCCGCTCGACCGGAACACCTACTTTCATGAATTGCTGCGTCTGCAGGCCGAACTGGTGAAACTGCAGGACTGGGTCCAGCACACGGGCGAGAAGATCGTCATTGTCTTTGAAGGTCGCGATGCGGCCGGCAAGGGCGGTGTCATCAAGCGCATCACCCAGCGTCTCAATCCGCGCGTTGCCCGGGTGGTCGCGCTGCCGGCCCCGACAGACCGTGAAAAGACCCAGTGGTACTTCCAGCGTTACGTGCCGCATCTGCCGGCCGCCGGTGAAATGGTCCTGTTCGACCGCTCCTGGTACAACCGGTCAGGTGTTGAGCGTGTGATGGGGTTCGCATCCGAGGATCAGGTCGATCAGTTTTTCAATGACGTTCCGGAATTCGAGCGCATGATTGTGCGCTCCGGCGTGCGCCTGATCAAATACTGGTTCTCGATCACGGATGAGGAACAGCAGCTGCGCTTCCTGATGCGTATCCACGATCCCTTGAAGCAGTGGAAACTGTCGCCGATGGATCTGGAATCGCGCGTGCGCTGGGAAGATTACACCAAGGCAAAGGAAGAGACCTTCGAGCGCACCAACATTCCCGAGGCGCCCTGGTTCATCGTGGAGGGCAATGACAAGAAACAGGCGCGCCTGAACTGCATCTCGCATCTTCTGTCGATGATCCCGTATGAAGAAGTGCCACATGACCCGATCTCCCTGCCGGAACGGGTCTATAATCAGGATTATGAGCGCAAGGTTCTGCCCGAACATCTCTATGTTCCGCAGAAATTCTGA
- a CDS encoding TetR/AcrR family transcriptional regulator — MISNAAKAQPRGASRPKGLETAARVRKAALKRFAASGYAAVSMREIAADVGVRPGALYNHFPTKQDILKDLMLSHMADLLQAWDSADFPEKMDPLERFVRFHIRYHLEKTDEVFISYMELRNLEPDNFDLVEAERRRYEAILTGILQDGAARGRYAVTEPKVATRAIIAMLTGIPNWYREGGRLAKHDIEDIYLELARKAVAPGATPPLTGDRMT; from the coding sequence ATGATCAGCAATGCAGCCAAGGCGCAGCCACGCGGAGCATCCCGCCCGAAAGGGCTGGAGACGGCCGCACGTGTGCGCAAGGCAGCGTTGAAACGCTTTGCCGCATCTGGCTATGCAGCCGTTTCCATGCGGGAAATCGCTGCCGATGTCGGCGTTCGTCCCGGCGCGCTCTACAATCACTTCCCGACCAAACAGGACATCCTGAAGGACCTGATGCTGTCCCACATGGCCGACCTGCTTCAGGCCTGGGACAGCGCCGACTTTCCGGAAAAGATGGACCCGCTGGAGCGGTTCGTGCGCTTCCACATCCGTTATCACCTGGAAAAGACGGACGAGGTCTTCATCTCCTATATGGAGCTGCGCAACCTGGAACCGGACAATTTCGATCTGGTCGAGGCTGAAAGGCGTCGCTACGAGGCGATCCTGACCGGTATCCTGCAGGACGGCGCAGCCCGTGGCCGCTATGCGGTCACCGAGCCGAAGGTCGCAACGCGCGCCATCATCGCCATGCTGACCGGCATCCCCAACTGGTACCGCGAAGGCGGCCGCCTCGCCAAGCACGACATCGAAGACATTTATCTTGAGCTGGCGCGCAAGGCCGTTGCGCCTGGCGCCACACCACCCTTGACGGGAGACCGGATGACATGA